GATGACTACGTGCCCGATGTGCACATGCGCCTGGTGATGTACAAGCGCATCGCCTCGGCAGCAAGCGAAGAAGCGCTGGACGAACTGCAGGTGGAAATGATCGATCGTTTCGGCCTGCTGCCGGAGCCCGCGAAGAACCTGTTCCGGATTACCGCGCTGAAGCTGAAAGCGGCACCGCTGGGGATCCGCAAGATCGAGGCCGCCGATGGCGGTGGTCGACTTGTCTTCACCAAAAATCCTTCCATCGAGCCGCTGGAGATCATCAAGCTGGTGCAGACTCAGCCTTCCGTGTTCAAGCTGGATGGCGAGGAAAAGCTGCGCTTCAAGACCGAGCTGCTGGACCTGGACGAGCGCATCGACTTTGTCGAGCGCCTGCTTGCAACCCTGTCGCCCAGCCAGCTGGACCGTGCCAGCAATGCCTGACCGGCCTGCAGGTGCAGGCACAGCCGCCAGTCGTTACACTGCTGGTCGGCCGAACAGGCCATGTCATGCACAGAAAGAGGATGAACATTGATGTCATCGCCGTACGTACGTTCACGACCCGTAACCGGCCTCCTGGCCGTGGCCTGGATTGCCCTGCTTGCCAGCGGACCGGTGTCCGCCGGCGTGCCCGCCAGCGAGGCGGAAACCATCACCTGGTATGACGTCGAGTTCATCATCTTCCAGCAGAACAATCCGCGCAGTGACGAGACCTGGCCGGCAGATACAGGCAGCCCGGATATCGATGGCTTGCAGGCCCTGTTCGGAGAAGTCGACATGACGAGCGACGAGACGTCGCCAGCCGTCGCAGAAGACTACCTGCCCGAGGCCTACGTGCCGCTGGATGACGAGCAGTTGCAGATGCAGGGCATTGCCGACTCGCTCGCGCGTTCCTCGCGTTACACGCCGCTGCTGCACGCGGCCTGGACGCAGCCAGGCACGTCACTGGAGGACGCCAGGCCGATGCGCATCACCCTGCCCGGCGCCTTCGAGCCGGAAGACGAGCAGCTGGAAGACGAAGCGGCATCGAGCGACAACCGTTTCGAGCAGTTCCCGGTCAACGAGCGCCTGCAAAGCGTCGAAGGAGCTGGACGCGACGATGATCCGACGGATGGCGACATGGCAGAAGAGAACCAGCGACCCGATTACAAGCGCCCGCTGGATGGCTCCCTGCTGGTCTATCTCAAGACCTACCTGCATGTTCAGGCAGACCTGCTTTACCTGCCCAACGACATCAATCCGGAAATCATCAAGAACGCAACGCTGGCCACGGAAGACTACGTGCAGCAGAAAGCATCGGAACGCGACACGCGCCGCCAGGAGATTCTCGAATCGCTCGCACGTGGCGAGCTGACACTGGAGGAAGCCGAGATCCTGTCGCTGGAACCGGAAGAAGTCCTGTTCGAAGGATTCAGACTGGCCGAAAAGCGTCGCCTGCGCAGTCGCGAAATCCACTACTTCGACCATCCCCTGTACGGCATGATCCTGACCATCACGCCGCGGGAAATCGAGATCCCGCCGGACAGCGACACCGCACGGTAAGCAACTTGAAGAAAAGCCCGGCATCGCCGGGCTTTTTGCTGATCACGCTTGCGCAGCAGCCAGTCGTACTAGAGGTCCGGCAAGGCGGCCGCCAGCAACCTGCCGACCTTCTCCATGCCACTGTCCAGGTGGGCTTCGATGTCGGCATGGATATCCAACTCCCCTCGACCAGCCGCCCAGTTGACGATGACCGCACAGCAGGCGTAGGAAATGCCGAGTTCGCGCGCCAGAACGGTCTCCGGCATGCCCGTCATGCCGACCATGGCACACCCGTCGCGCTCCAGGCGGTCGACCTCGGCGCGCGTTTCCAGTCGCGGACCCTGGGCCGCTCCGTAACAGCCATCGCCGATGGCGCCAAGCTTCTCCTTCTCAGCCGCGGCAATCAGGGTGCCGCGACAATCCGGGCAGTACGGCTCGGTAAAATCCACGTGCACGACTTCGTCGAGATCGGAGTCGAAAAAGGTCTGGGCACGTTCATAGGTGTAATCGATGATCTGGTCGGGAAAGGCAATGTTGCCCGGCGCCATGTCGGCACGAATGCCGCCTACTGCGGCGACCGCCACGACCCGCTCGACGCCGATCTTGTGCAAGGCCCAGACATTGGCACGGTAATTCACCTGGTGCGGTGGAATGGTGTGGCTGTAACCATGACGGGCGAGAAAGACCACCTCCCTGCCGGCCAGCACACCATGCACCAGCGGCGCCGATGCTTCGCCATAGGGCGTTGCCACCACCTCGCGCCGCGTGACTTCGAGGTTCGGCAAGCGGGTCAACCCGGTGCCTCCGATAATCCCGATTTCGCTCATTCCTGCCATCCTCGCATTGGAAAGTCCTCACTGGTCACAGCATGTCATCCGGCAAGGCATGAATCGCCGGTAGCTGGCGAAAATGATTGCGGTAATCCATGCCGCAACCGAACACGTAGCGATCTTCCACCTCCAGTCCGACGAAATCCGCTTCGAAGCCGACATTCCTGTCATGGTCCTTGCGCGCCAGCACGGCCGTACGGACGCTGGCCGCGCCCTGCTGCCGGCAGGCCTCGACAATCAGTTTCAAGGTGACGCCCTCGTCGAGGATGTCGTCGATCAGCAGCAGCTCTCGACCTTCGAGGCCCACGGCCGGCGGCTTCAGCCACTGCAGCTGGCCACCCTGTGTTTCACCACGGTAGCGGCTGGCATGCAGGTAGTCGAGCTCGAACGGAAAGTCGAACAACGGCAGCAACCAACCGGCCGGAACCAGGCCGCCGTTCATGATCGGCATTACCAGGGTATCGACCTTCGGCTCCATGGCAGCGTTGATCGCGCCAGCCATGTCGGCAACGGCCCCGCGGACTGCCGCGGCATCGTGCAGGCAGTCGGAACGCCGCCGTACTTCCTCGAGGTGCTCGAGCGTGACAGTGCCGTTCATTGCGACGCACCCTCCGGCACCGTAGCGACCTGTGATGCCAGGTGCAGGGTTCTCGTCGGAAAGGCGATCTCGGCACCATGGCCTTCGATGATATCGCCGATCTTCAGCAGCACGTCCTGCTTCACGGCGTGGAATTCGACCCAGTTGATGGTTCGGGTCAGGCAGTAAACCATGATGTCCAGCGACGATCCGCCGAAGCTCAGGAAATTCACGATCAAGGTGCGGTCCTGGTCGATATCGGCATGCTGTTCCAGCATCTGTCGGATGTCGTCGACGATCTCCCTGATCGCGGCATAGTCATCGTAGCGAATGCCGACCGTTTCATTGATACGCCGGTTCAGCATGCGGGATGGATTCTCGACGACAATGGTCGTGAATGCGGCGTTGGGGATGTAGAGCGGTCGCTGGTCGAACGTGCGAATGCGGGTGGAGCGCCAGCCGATCTTCTCCACCGTGCCCTCGATTTCACGGTCCGGGGAACGCACCCAGTCACCGACCTTGAAAGGCTTGTCCAGGTAGATGGTAAGGCTGCCGAAGAAATTCGCCAGCATGTCGCGAGCGGCAAAGCCGACGGCAATGCCACCGACACCGCCAAAGGCAAGAATGCCGGAAATGCTGACCCCGAGGGTTTGCAGGACCACCAGGCCCGACGTGATGGCCACGGTGGCCTTCAGCAGCTTGGCAACGGCGTCGACCGCCGTCTGGTCGATATCGGAGTCGTAATGCTGCGAGTACTTCATGATGGTGCGCTCGGCGCGACCGATGAAACGCAGCACGAACCAGGTCACGATCGCAATCAGGCCAAGCTCGCGCGCCGGCTGGATGTAATCGAACAGCGCTGCGTCGGACTGTCGCGCAATGATTTCGGCGGCCAGCGAGATACCGACCAGCCAGATCAATGCCGACAATGGCTTGCGAACCGAACCGAGCAAGGCGTCGTCCCAGGGTGTGCGCGTCTTTTCGGCCTTGCGATGCATGCGATTCAGGATGACTCGCTGCACCAGCTCTGCAACCAGCGCCAGGAAGATGATGATGAATACCTGCCCTGTCAGCCCCCAGCCACCGGGAATGCTGACAAGCTCTTCAAGCCACTTCTCGACTGCCATTGCCTTGCTCCTTGATATCAGTCCTGCTGTTCACCCAGGGTCAGCTGCTGCCCACCGCTGTCCAGGCGGCCGACCGCTTGCTGCGCCGCTTGCCACTCGGCGGTACCTTGCAGTCGCTCCAGGCCGTCGCCGGTGCGACCGTGCAGTCGCGCCAGCCGCAGGGCGCTGGCCGGATCATCATGCTCGATGCCGCTGTCCAGTATCTCCAGCACGCCAGCACGATTGTTGCAGACCGGCAGCATGTCGCAGCCTGCCTCCAGGGCAAGGCGCGCACGATCTGCATAACTGCCGATGCCGACCGCACCTTCCATGCTCAGGTCATCGCAGAAGACCGCCCCCTTGAAGCCCAGCCGTCCCCGCAACTGCTCGCCAATCCAGCGACGCGAAAAACTGGCGGGCAGATCGTCGACATCCGGATAGACCACGTGGGCCATCATGATCGCCGCAATGTTGTTGGCAATCAGGCGTCGGAACGGGACCATGTCACGTTGTTCGAGATCGGCCAGGGGTCGCGTATCGACCGGCAGCACCAGGTGCGAATCGCCGGCGATGCCACCATGGCCGGGGAAATGCTTGCCCGTTGCGACCATGCCGGCCTGTTTCATGCCACGCATCCAGGCGCTGGCCAGGCGACTGACCCCGTCGACGCTGCGATGGAAGGCCCGGTCCCCGATGATGGAACTGATACCAAGATCGAGGTCGAGCACCGGCGCAAAACTGAGATCGATCCCTGCCGCCAGGCATTCGCTGGCCATCAGCCAGCCACCCCGCTCTGCCAGCGCCAGGCCATCCTTCTCGTCCTGGCGCCAGGCTTCACCGAAGGCCCGCGCGGGCGGCAACACCGTGAAGCTCTCGCGAAAGCGCTGCACCCGGCCACCTTCGTGATCGACGGTGACCAGCAAGCGCGGACTGCGCACATCGTGGATCGCCTTTACCAGGCCTTCGAGCTGCTGGATGCTCGCGAAATTCCGGGTAAACAGGATGACGCCACCGACCAGCGGGTGTTTCAGGACCCGCAGGTCCTCCTCGTCGAGTTCGTGTCCGGCAATATCAACCAGCAGTGGTCCGAGGCTCATTGCTCACCCACGCGGTCGAATCGTCTCTCGTGGATGATGACCGGGCAACCAACGGGCACGAAATCGAACAGCTCGACCACATCCGCGTTGCGCATGCGGATGCAGCCATGGGAGGCGGGCTCGCCCATCGGCTCGGAATCCGGCGTACCGTGAATGTAGATATAGCGCTGGCGGGAATCGACAGCACCTCCCCGGTTGAAGCCGTCTTCCGTGCCCTCGAGCCAGAGTATGCGTGTCAGGATCCAGTCGCGATCGGGATGCGCAATGGCAAGCTCCGGGGACCAGGTCTCTCCCGTTGCGGCGCGCCCGACGAACACGGCATTGAGCGGTGCATCGCCACCGAACTTCTCGGCCACACGGTGCCGTCCTCGCGGCGTGCAGAAGCTGCCATCCTGTTCACCGGCGCCATTGCGGGCCGTGGACACGGGATAGCTCGCGATTTCCTCGCCACCACTCTCGACACTGAGACGCTGGCTGGCGATATCGACATGCAATTCGAGGTCAGGTCTCATGCTTCCGCGTCCGTCGTCCATTCATCGTAAGGCCGCCTGGCCAAAGCCGTATTGTAATAGCGATAGTCGTCACTGACCTCTCTGCCGATCCATTCCGGCAGGCTGACCACATGATCGGCCGTCGGAAGCTCCAGTTCAGCGACTGTCAGGCCGGCATTGCGCCCCTGGAAGACGTCGATCTCGAAATACAGGCCTTCCCATGGCACCCAGTAGCGAACTTTCTCGATCAAGGGTTGCAGGCAGAGCTCGTCCAGCATGGCCACCGCATCCGGTACCGGAATGCCGTATTCGAACTCTGTCCTGGTGGTTCCTTCCTCCGCGCTCTTTATATTGAGAAAGGCTTCGTCACCCGCCAGCCGAATACGGACCGAGGCGCGCTCGCCATTCTCCCGCGGCTGGTTGAAGTATCCCTGCCGCATGAAGGCCTCGCGCTCGACCAGCTGGCGCCAGGCATCGCCGGTCACCAGGAACTTGCGCTCGATCTCGGTCGCCATGCTCAGGCCACCTCGCGACGGAACAGCGCAATCGACTCGACATGGGCCGTGTGCGGGAACATGTCCATGACACCCGCCTTGACCAGGCGATAGCCCTTCTCGTTGACCAGGATGCCCGCATCCCTTGCCAGCGAACCCGGGTGGCAGGACACGTACAGGATGGTGTCGGCGGCAAAGCGCTCGACCGAATGGCAGACGGCCTCGGCGCCGGCCCGCGGCGGGTCCAGCACCAGCACGTCGTACTGCCTGCGAGCCCATTCGAAATCCTCGATCGGCTCGAACAGGTTGGCGACGTGGAAATCGACATTACCGAGTCCATTGGCGCGAGCATTGTCACGCGCCCGGTTCACCAGGCCATCGTCTCCCTCGACACCGGTGACGGTGGCTGCGTGGCGCGCCAGTGGCAGGGTGAAATTGCCCAGGCCGCAGAACAGGTCCAGTACCGACTCGGTACCCTGCAGCTCGAGCAAACCCAGCGCATGCGCCACCATGGCATTGTTCAACGACGCATTGACCTGGATGAAGTCGCTCGGCAGGAACTCGAATGCCAGTGACTCGGCCGGTATCGAATAGCGCAATGGCGTATCGGCATCCGGCTCCAGTGGCACGATGGTATCCGGCCCCTTGGACTGGAGATAGAAGCGGATACCATGTTCGCGCCCGAAATCGGCCAGCTTCGACAGGTCGTCCTCAGTCAAGGGATCCAGGTGGCGAACGACTACGGCCGTGGCATTTTCGGCGACCGACACCTCGAGCTGCGGAATGCGGTCCGGGATGGACAGTGCACCGATCAGCTCGCCAAAGTCCGTCAGCTTCTCGCCGATCTCCGGGGCAATCACCTTGCAGCTTTCCAGCTCCGCAATGAAAGGCGCATGGCGCTCGCGAAAGCCCACCAGGACCTTGCCCTTCTTCTTCACCCACTTGACCCCCAGGCGAGCCCGGCGTCGATAACCCCATTGATCCGCGATCAGGGGTTCGAGCCAGCTCTCCGGGTCGACCTTGCCGAGGCGCTCGAAATTGTCAGCCAGGACTTTCTGCTTGGCATCGATCTGCGCAGCGGGCGCGAGGTGCTGCAGGCTGCAACCACCGCAGACGCCGAAATGCGGGCATTCCGGTTCGACGCGGTCAGGCGACGGGTTTTCGATTTCGGTCGCCTCGCCTTCGTCGAAGCGCCGGTGTTTCTTGCGACGAACAAAGGTCACGGTCTCGCCCGGCAGCGCACCGCTCACGAAAACCGTCTTGCCGCCCTCGATACGGGCAACACCCCGGCCGTCATGGCTGAGGTCCTCGATCACCTCGGTGAACACTTTCGGCTGGCGCGGTGCCCCGTCCGAGGCACGATTCGTTGCTGGTTTGCGCGGCATCAGTCGCTCATCCCTTCCCAGGTGGCCAGGAACTCGTCGAAGTGCGGCTTGCCTTCTCCCTGCAACCATTCCTTCAGGAGACCCTGGCGCGCGGCCTCCTCGGCCGACGACAATTTGCCGCGCATGCGCTCGAAGCGCAGGTAGACCAGGTAGGTATTCAAGACATCCGTTTCACAGTAATCACGGATCGCCTGCAGATCGCCACCCAGCCAGGTATCCATGACCTTGGAGCCATCCATGCCGAGCTTGCCCGGGAACCCGCACAGCATGGCGACCTGGTCCAGCTTGGCATTGGCTCGCATCTGGAAGCCGGCGAGCACATCCATGAGGTCGAGGTGCCGCCAGTGAAAACGGCTCTGGTAATTGTTCCATTTGAAATCACGGTCCTCGTCACCGACCTCCCAGTAACGCGGGGCGGCGATACCATGCACCATGGCACGGTAGTGCAGCACCGGCAGGTCGAAACCCGAACCGTTCCAGCTGACCAGGTCCGGCGTAAAGCGGTCGATACCATCGAAGAAACGGGTCACCAGCTCCGCTTCGCCTGCGTCCTGCTCGCCCAGCGACCAGACCTTGACGCTGTCATGACTGGCCATGACGCAGGAAATCGCGACGACCCTGTGCAGGTGATGTGGCAGGAACTCGTGGCCGGTCTGTTGCCGCCGCAGATGCAGCATGGCCTTGCCGACCTCGGCATCATCCAGTCCCTCCAGGTCATGAATCTTGCGACCCGCCTCGAAATCCGGAACCGTTTCGATATCGAAAACCAGAACGCCCATGCTTCCTCCTCTTGGCAGGCAGGAAGTCTACCAGATGGCCTCGGCCCGCCACGACTCCTGCCACGCGCTTTGACCTTCCCCTTCTAAGGCGGCATATTCGTCGCTGGGGACTGTGCACGATGACCTGGGGGCGATACATGGAGGGCGAAAGCGAGCTGCTGGCAGCCGTAAAGGGGCTGGACCCGACCGTCCAGCAAATGCTGGCAGAAGACCTGCCGATCCAGCTGGGGGCAGCAAAAACGGCCTTTGCCGCCAACGACTCGCAGGCCGCGATCGATGCCGTCCACGGCCTGGCGGGTACCGCCGCCTTCTGCAAGTTCCCCGCCCTCAAGGAAGTGGCCGACGCCACCGAATCCGATTTGCATGCCGGAACCAGCCCCGCAGCGCTCGCTGACAGCCTCCATGCGCTGGAACGTTCGGTCACGGACATCCTTGACCTCCTGAGCGGAAACTCGCATGACTGACATCCGCTGGGTCGCTTTGCTGCTGGGCCTCAGCCTGTTGCAGGCATTTCCCGCGGACGCGGCAGATGGCGATGACGCCAGCATTCATCCGCTGTTCTTCGAACGTGTCGGCATTCCCTTGCTTGAGACCCGCACCCCGGTACACAAGACCTTCGAAGACAGTGTCGGGCGCCTCTGGATCGGCATGGAAGATCGCCTCGCAATGTACGACGGCAGCGAGCTCGTCTACTTCGAATCCTCGGCAGAGTCCGATGGCAGCCTGGAAAGCGATTTCATCCGGGCCATCGCCGAATCCCCCGAGGGCGAGATCTGGGTCGGCACCTGGGGTGGCGGCGTGCATCGGTTCGACGACAGCACCGACCGCTTTGTCCGCATCGATCCCGTGCTCGCACCGGCGGTACCGGAGTTCGACAACCGTATCTGGTCGATGACCTTCGATCGCAATGGAAAACTCTGGATCGGTACGTTCACCAGCGGGTTGTTCCAGCTGGACACGCAAAGCCTGGCGCTGAAACCGCTGCGCCAATGGGGCAGCGGCACGGCCATGCGTGGCAATCGGGTAAACCGGGTGGTTCCCGACAGCCAGGGAAACATCTGGGCCACCATGTCCAATACAGAGATCGTGGTGTTCGACCCGGATACCGAGGCCCTGCTTGGCAGGATGCCGTGGCCGCAGGGCGAACAACCCGTTACCGAGGACATGCAGCTGCTCGACGATGGCCGCATGGCAATCGCTTTCGAATCATCCATCTACATCCAGGAGCCCGACCAGCCGTTTGGAAACTGGCAGAAGATTGCCAGCAATCCGCTGGCCAACGGTACGGATTTCTACCGGGCACTCGCCGACATCGGCGATGGTCGACTGCTGGTAATGTTGAATGGCGGCATGAGCCAGGTCTACGACAGGGACTACCGCCTCCTCTACACGGCAACACCTGCCAGGGCCGTACCCTTCAAGATCCCGCCGACCACTGTCTGGGACGCGACCGTGCTTGCGTCCGGCGACTTGCTGCTTGGCACCGGGGACGGAGTCTGGATGCGGCCAGCCGTTGCCGAGCGCTTCCGCCTGGTATCGATGCTTGGCGATTCGCCCGACCAGCCCACGGACAGCCGTGCGATTGCGCACGCGGCCGATCGGCTGTGGATCAGCAACGCCAATCGATTGCTGGAAATCCCCGTGAGCCTCCAGGCCGGACGCTGGGCAGTCACCGGCCCGGTAACCGTGCATCAGCCCTCCGATTTCTTCATCAACGACATTCTCGTCCACGAGAACCGGCTGTTTGTCGCCACGGTGGACTCGATCGAAACGCTGGATCTCGAGACCGGCCAGTGGTCCAGGCCCGATGACGCCCGCGGTGGCAGCTACTCGCCAACGATCATCGATGGCGACATCTGGTTCGGCTCGCTGGAGCGCGGTATCGGCCGCTTGCGTGCCGACGATGGATTCTCGGCATTCGAACGCATGCCGCTTCCCGGTGGTGACGTACGAGTCAATCGCCGCTTCATCAACCTGACAAACGTAGACCAGACGATATGGCTGAGCTCGTTCGCCGGCATGGCGCGATTCGATCGACAGCAATGGAAATACCGGCCGGTATCGGCAGACAGCCAGATTGCATCCGAACTCTACAAGCGCACCGTCGCCAACATCATCGCCCTGGGCAGGCAATTGCTGCTGGTCACCGATGCCGGGCTGATGCTGGCCGAGCATGACGATACCGGCATAACTGCCATCGAGACAGTCAGCCTGGCTGACAGCGAGCAGGCCTTGCAGGAGTCCTTTCTGGACGGCATCCGTACCAGCAGCGGAGAGCTGGTGATTGCCAGCGCCTCGCAGATCATTCGGCTGAACGACAGGCTCGAGGTGATCGAACGGATATCGGCGAATAGCGGCTTCCCCTCCGTGGGTATCTATACCGGCGGTCTGGGCGACATCGGAAATGGCTGGATCGGGCTCGGCGGCACGCGCGTTCCGGCACTGTTTCGCATCGATGACGACGTTCACCGGTTCATGCCGCCCTCCCTGTACCTTGGCGACATCGAGAGCATAAGATCGGATGGCACGCTCCGCTGGCCACGCGACCGGGAGCTGCGCTTCGAGCCCGAGGACATTATCCTGCGTTTCAATTTCGGCTTGCAGGACCTGCATACACCACTCAGCAACCGCTACAGTTTCAAGCTCGAGGGTTTCAGCAATGAGTGGGTGGATATTGGCCGTCGCCGGGAAATCACCCTGACCAGCCTGGATCCGGACAGCTACCGATTGCACATCCGCGGCGCGGACGGTTCCGGCCATGTCGCCAATGCCAGGCTGGATTTCGTCGTCCTTCCGCACTGGTGGCAGACATGGTGGGCTTACACCGGTTATGCCCTCGCCCTGTTTGCACTGCTTTACTTCTACTGGTCCAAACTGCAAAGCCGGCTGGAACGGGAACGGCGCATCTCCGCCAACTTGCGGGAAGCCGACCAGATCAAGTCGCACTTCCTGAGCGAGCTCGAAGCAAGAGTCGAGGAGTCCACTCGCGACCTGCGCCTTGCCGTCGAGGCACTGGAAATCAAGAATGTGGAGCTCGCGGCCGCACAGGAACGCGCCAATGATGCCAGCCGTCTCAAGAGCGAGTTCCTGGCCAACATGAGCCATGAAATCCGCACACCGCTCAACGGCATCCTCGGTTTCATCGGCCTGCTCAAGAAGACACCGCTGGACGATGCCCAGGGCGAATACGTGCGGACCATCGATCACTCGAGCAGCGCCCTGCTGAATGTCGTCGACGACGTGCTCGACCTTTCGAAAATCGAAGCAGGCAAGCTGACCATCGACGAAGTGGGTTTCAACGCGCGCGAAGTCTTCGCGGACATCATGGAAATGATGGCGCCGATTGCCTACCAGAAGAACATCGACCTGATCGGCATTTCGGACAGCTCGGTTCCTGTCGGTTTGCGTGGCGACCCGAACCGTTTCAGGCAAGTGGCCATCAACCTGATCAGCAATGCCATCAAGTACACGCACTCCGGATATGTCCTGATTCGTGCCCGCTACTCCGATGGCGTGCTCGATGCATCGATCCAGGACACCGGCCCCGGCATTTCGAAGGAAGTGCAGGACCGCCTCTTCCAGTCATTCGAACGCGGTGACCTGACCACCGGTCGTCCGGAGCAAGGCACCGGCCTCGGCCTCGTCATTTCGAAGAAGATCATTACGGCAATGGGCGGCGAGATCACGCTGGAATCGGAGCTGGGCAAGGGTACGACCGTACATTTCAAGGCGCCGATCAAGATCGACCGCAATCCGGAAGCCAGTTACCGCTTCGGAAACCCTCTCGAGGGGCTGACGGTGCGCCTGCATGCCAGTTCGCAGCTCATGAAGGAAGCGCTGGAAAACCGTCTTGTGAATCTCGGTGCGAGCGTTGTCGAAGAGAACCCCCAGCTGGAGGCGGTCCTGCTGGGTCGCATGGACCTGACCAGCAATACCGTTCGAGAACAGCTGGCGTCGGGACTCGACCCTGATCTGCCCCGCATCGGCTTTGCTGCCAGCGTCGATCGCTCCGAGCTGGCGGAACTGGACGAGGCACATGGCTTCCGCTGGCTGCCTTTCATCGCAAGCCACAAGCTGCAGGTGAAAGCCATGCTGCAGGTGGTCAGGGGTACCGAGCGGCC
The sequence above is drawn from the Gammaproteobacteria bacterium genome and encodes:
- a CDS encoding response regulator, with the protein product MTDIRWVALLLGLSLLQAFPADAADGDDASIHPLFFERVGIPLLETRTPVHKTFEDSVGRLWIGMEDRLAMYDGSELVYFESSAESDGSLESDFIRAIAESPEGEIWVGTWGGGVHRFDDSTDRFVRIDPVLAPAVPEFDNRIWSMTFDRNGKLWIGTFTSGLFQLDTQSLALKPLRQWGSGTAMRGNRVNRVVPDSQGNIWATMSNTEIVVFDPDTEALLGRMPWPQGEQPVTEDMQLLDDGRMAIAFESSIYIQEPDQPFGNWQKIASNPLANGTDFYRALADIGDGRLLVMLNGGMSQVYDRDYRLLYTATPARAVPFKIPPTTVWDATVLASGDLLLGTGDGVWMRPAVAERFRLVSMLGDSPDQPTDSRAIAHAADRLWISNANRLLEIPVSLQAGRWAVTGPVTVHQPSDFFINDILVHENRLFVATVDSIETLDLETGQWSRPDDARGGSYSPTIIDGDIWFGSLERGIGRLRADDGFSAFERMPLPGGDVRVNRRFINLTNVDQTIWLSSFAGMARFDRQQWKYRPVSADSQIASELYKRTVANIIALGRQLLLVTDAGLMLAEHDDTGITAIETVSLADSEQALQESFLDGIRTSSGELVIASASQIIRLNDRLEVIERISANSGFPSVGIYTGGLGDIGNGWIGLGGTRVPALFRIDDDVHRFMPPSLYLGDIESIRSDGTLRWPRDRELRFEPEDIILRFNFGLQDLHTPLSNRYSFKLEGFSNEWVDIGRRREITLTSLDPDSYRLHIRGADGSGHVANARLDFVVLPHWWQTWWAYTGYALALFALLYFYWSKLQSRLERERRISANLREADQIKSHFLSELEARVEESTRDLRLAVEALEIKNVELAAAQERANDASRLKSEFLANMSHEIRTPLNGILGFIGLLKKTPLDDAQGEYVRTIDHSSSALLNVVDDVLDLSKIEAGKLTIDEVGFNAREVFADIMEMMAPIAYQKNIDLIGISDSSVPVGLRGDPNRFRQVAINLISNAIKYTHSGYVLIRARYSDGVLDASIQDTGPGISKEVQDRLFQSFERGDLTTGRPEQGTGLGLVISKKIITAMGGEITLESELGKGTTVHFKAPIKIDRNPEASYRFGNPLEGLTVRLHASSQLMKEALENRLVNLGASVVEENPQLEAVLLGRMDLTSNTVREQLASGLDPDLPRIGFAASVDRSELAELDEAHGFRWLPFIASHKLQVKAMLQVVRGTERPTGPTDGSTTPFEGLSILVADDNRINRHFLRILLEKLGARVAETVNGAETIEAIRRATPDCVLLDIHMPDMNGIEVASQVRKEGFKRLPLIAVSANIRQSTKQSASEAGINAYLLKPVEEKELVALIREWCGLH